Proteins encoded by one window of Streptomyces uncialis:
- a CDS encoding nitrate- and nitrite sensing domain-containing protein, with product MRFRGKSIRRKIVALLLVPLVSLTALWSFSTIITSREAVRLLTVAEVVDKIGYPIEDMVQAVQEERRQSLTYLADPRASEALSDLRLLRGRTDKLVAKIRGNATDSGVAEDLDTESRGRLSALLDALDGLESLRHAVEEGTVSRSTALDLYNRLIDPSYALLMTVHGLDDPEMDKQGRALVGLARARELLSREDALLGSALAARRLTRHEIRDISDLVAQRTLLYEVNLTLLPEAERVRYERFWRSADATPLRVAEESVSAASPGAASMFTAASWNRATDAVLDELATRNAAANDRYQDRVHPIAVGVIARAVIAGILGLIALLFSVFLSVRVGRGLIRDLRTLRLDAHEASGVRLPGVMRRLAAGEQVDVETEAPRLEFGKDEIGQVGLALNTLQRAAVEATVKQAELRHGVSDVFVNLARRSQVLLHKQLTLLDTMERRTEDTDELADLFRLDHLTTRMRRHAEGLVILSGAAPSRQWRKPVQLMDVVRASVGEVEDYERIEVRRLPRIAVTGPAVADLTHLVAELLENATLYSPPHTAVQVHGDYVANGFTLEIHDRGLGMASDALLDANLRLSETPEFELSDTDRLGLFVVSRLAQRQNVRVSLQPSPYGGTTAVVFLPETLLTDAGGITAADAEDAGLRTGRSLAEAGSRPALGRSAAKLPGLPPSLLDVPVELEAPVGSADDIEMFPARRRDNEREHALLGPRRTVTALPDDQQPAEDPDGATRGSDDERLGGAVPLPRRHTPKLVSSHGRPVVDPEHRVPDPAADRPTPETPTTAPVLPRRRRFPEATTSTPARGGDAAPPSASPRGAAPDRGAPGLARLDRVTGERVPRAGDGPAEPADGALPRRVRQANLAPQLKKAPTRRGGGGPVRPAEERDADEVRSRMASLQRGWARGREENAEGDTAPDGTAQGTTSEGDGR from the coding sequence ATGCGCTTTCGCGGGAAGTCGATCCGTCGGAAGATCGTGGCATTGTTGCTCGTGCCGCTTGTCTCCCTGACCGCCCTGTGGAGCTTCTCCACGATCATCACCAGCCGTGAGGCGGTCCGTCTGCTCACGGTCGCCGAGGTGGTCGACAAGATCGGCTACCCCATCGAGGACATGGTCCAGGCGGTGCAGGAGGAACGGCGCCAGTCCCTGACCTACCTCGCCGACCCCCGGGCCTCCGAAGCCCTGTCCGACCTGCGGCTGTTGCGCGGACGTACCGACAAGCTCGTGGCGAAGATCCGCGGCAACGCGACCGACTCCGGTGTCGCCGAGGACCTGGACACCGAGTCCCGCGGCCGGCTCAGCGCACTCCTCGACGCGCTCGACGGCCTCGAATCGCTGCGCCACGCGGTCGAGGAGGGAACCGTCAGCCGCAGCACCGCGCTCGACCTCTACAACCGGCTGATCGACCCGAGCTACGCCCTGCTGATGACCGTCCACGGTCTCGACGACCCCGAGATGGACAAGCAGGGCCGCGCCCTCGTCGGTCTCGCCCGCGCCCGTGAACTGCTCTCCCGTGAGGACGCCCTGCTCGGCTCGGCCCTCGCCGCCCGACGCCTGACCCGGCACGAGATCCGTGACATCTCCGACCTCGTGGCGCAGCGGACCCTCCTCTACGAGGTGAACCTGACCCTGCTGCCCGAGGCGGAACGCGTCCGCTACGAGCGCTTCTGGCGCAGCGCCGACGCCACCCCGCTGCGGGTCGCCGAGGAGTCCGTCTCCGCCGCGTCCCCGGGCGCGGCGAGCATGTTCACCGCGGCGAGCTGGAACCGCGCCACCGATGCCGTCCTCGACGAGCTGGCCACCCGCAACGCCGCCGCCAACGACCGCTACCAGGACCGCGTCCACCCCATCGCCGTCGGGGTCATCGCCCGCGCGGTCATCGCCGGCATCCTCGGCCTCATCGCCCTGCTGTTCTCCGTCTTCCTCTCCGTACGGGTGGGCCGCGGTCTCATCCGCGACCTGCGCACCCTGCGCCTGGACGCCCATGAGGCGTCCGGCGTGCGGCTGCCCGGCGTCATGCGGCGCCTCGCGGCCGGCGAACAGGTCGACGTCGAGACGGAAGCACCCCGGCTGGAGTTCGGCAAGGACGAGATAGGCCAGGTCGGACTCGCCCTGAACACCCTTCAGCGCGCCGCCGTCGAAGCCACCGTCAAACAGGCCGAATTGCGGCACGGTGTCTCCGACGTCTTCGTGAACCTCGCCCGCCGCAGCCAGGTCCTGCTGCACAAGCAGCTCACTCTCCTCGACACGATGGAACGCCGCACCGAGGACACCGACGAACTGGCGGACCTCTTCCGCCTCGACCACCTCACCACCCGGATGCGCCGCCACGCCGAGGGCCTCGTCATCCTCTCCGGCGCCGCCCCGTCCCGGCAGTGGCGCAAGCCCGTCCAGCTCATGGACGTCGTCCGCGCGTCCGTCGGCGAGGTCGAGGACTACGAGCGCATCGAGGTCCGCCGGCTGCCGAGGATCGCCGTGACCGGTCCCGCCGTCGCCGACCTCACCCATCTCGTCGCGGAACTCCTGGAGAACGCGACCCTCTACTCACCGCCGCACACCGCGGTCCAGGTCCACGGCGACTACGTCGCCAACGGCTTCACCCTGGAGATCCACGACCGGGGCCTCGGCATGGCGAGCGACGCGCTCCTCGACGCGAACCTCCGGCTCTCCGAGACCCCCGAGTTCGAACTCTCCGACACCGACCGGCTCGGCCTCTTCGTGGTGAGCCGTCTCGCCCAGCGCCAGAACGTCCGCGTCTCGCTCCAGCCGTCGCCGTACGGAGGCACGACCGCCGTCGTGTTCCTGCCCGAGACCCTGCTCACCGACGCCGGCGGCATCACCGCCGCCGACGCCGAGGACGCGGGTCTGCGCACCGGACGGTCCCTCGCCGAGGCGGGGAGCCGCCCCGCGCTCGGCAGGTCCGCCGCGAAGCTCCCCGGACTGCCCCCCTCCCTGCTCGACGTCCCCGTCGAACTGGAAGCACCCGTCGGCTCCGCGGACGACATCGAGATGTTCCCCGCCCGCCGCAGGGACAACGAACGCGAACACGCGCTGCTCGGCCCGCGCCGCACCGTCACCGCGCTCCCGGACGACCAGCAGCCCGCCGAGGACCCCGACGGCGCCACGCGGGGCTCCGACGACGAACGCCTCGGTGGCGCGGTCCCGCTGCCCCGTCGGCACACCCCCAAACTCGTGAGCTCCCACGGTCGGCCCGTCGTGGACCCCGAGCACCGCGTACCCGACCCCGCCGCGGACCGCCCCACCCCCGAGACCCCCACCACCGCGCCGGTCCTGCCGCGCCGCCGCCGTTTCCCGGAGGCCACCACGAGCACCCCCGCGCGCGGCGGTGACGCCGCACCCCCCAGCGCCTCCCCACGCGGCGCCGCACCCGACCGCGGCGCACCCGGCCTGGCCCGGCTCGACCGGGTCACCGGCGAACGGGTCCCCCGCGCCGGTGACGGCCCGGCCGAACCCGCCGACGGAGCACTGCCCCGCCGGGTCCGCCAGGCCAATCTCGCCCCCCAGCTCAAGAAGGCCCCCACCCGCCGAGGCGGCGGCGGGCCGGTCCGTCCCGCCGAGGAGCGGGACGCCGACGAAGTACGCAGCCGTATGGCCTCGCTCCAGCGCGGGTGGGCACGCGGCCGTGAGGAGAACGCCGAGGGCGACACCGCCCCGGACGGCACAGCACAGGGAACGACATCTGAGGGGGACGGTCGATGA
- a CDS encoding roadblock/LC7 domain-containing protein, producing MTAPKADGLDSPGGNNDLNWLLDELVERVASIRKALVLSGDGLPTGVSQGLTREDSEHLAAVASGFHSLAKGVGRHFDAGSVRQTVVELDDAFLFVTAAGDGSCLAVLSDADSDVGQVAYEMTLLVKRVGVHLGAAPRTGLPAGG from the coding sequence ATGACCGCACCGAAGGCCGACGGGCTCGACAGCCCCGGGGGGAACAACGATCTGAACTGGCTGCTCGACGAACTCGTCGAACGCGTCGCCAGCATCCGCAAGGCACTCGTCCTGTCCGGCGACGGCCTGCCCACCGGGGTCTCGCAGGGCCTCACCCGGGAGGACAGCGAACACCTGGCCGCCGTCGCGTCCGGCTTCCACAGCCTCGCCAAGGGTGTGGGACGCCACTTCGACGCGGGCAGCGTCCGCCAGACCGTGGTGGAACTCGACGACGCGTTCCTCTTCGTCACCGCCGCCGGGGACGGCAGCTGTCTCGCCGTGCTGTCCGACGCGGACTCCGACGTGGGACAGGTCGCCTACGAGATGACCCTGCTCGTCAAGCGGGTCGGCGTGCATCTGGGGGCCGCTCCGCGCACCGGTCTGCCCGCGGGAGGGTAG
- a CDS encoding DUF742 domain-containing protein: MRPDGQGPPHWFDDDAGPVVRPYAMTRGRTTSAAQHRLDLIAVVVTEPHTADPEADQTLSPEHVDIVELCRDTPQSVAELAAELDLPIGVVRVLIGDLVDDELVHVTRPVPPAELPDESILRDVINGLRAL; encoded by the coding sequence ATGAGACCAGACGGTCAGGGACCCCCCCACTGGTTCGACGACGACGCCGGCCCCGTGGTACGCCCGTACGCCATGACCCGGGGCCGTACCACCAGCGCCGCACAGCACCGCCTCGATCTCATCGCGGTGGTCGTCACCGAACCTCACACCGCCGACCCGGAGGCCGACCAGACCCTCTCCCCGGAACATGTCGACATCGTCGAGCTGTGCCGCGACACGCCCCAGTCCGTCGCCGAACTCGCGGCGGAACTCGACCTCCCGATCGGCGTGGTACGCGTCCTCATCGGGGACCTCGTCGACGACGAACTCGTCCATGTGACCCGTCCCGTACCGCCCGCCGAACTGCCGGACGAGAGTATTCTGCGCGACGTGATCAACGGCCTCCGGGCGCTCTGA
- a CDS encoding hydantoinase B/oxoprolinase family protein, producing the protein MTGWQFWVDRGGTFTDIVARRPDGRLLTRKLLSAHPEAAQDPAPATDDPPSAAAAPAAPGADAAVEGIRRILRDHPSDADAAVESVRMGTTVATNALLERTGERTALVITRGFHDALRIAYQNRPRIFDREIVLPPPLYERVIEVDERVTAQGEVLRPPDLDALEGPLRAAHADGIRALAVVCAHSHQHPAHEQRVGELAARIGFPQISLSSEVSPLMKLVPRGDTAVADAYLSPVLRRYVRGLAHDLDATGDPDAPGGPRLMFMQSNGGLTDAGQFRGKDAVLSGPAGGIVGMARMSQLAGYDRVIGFDMGGTSTDVSHYAGAYERVFTTTVAGVRLRAPMLDIHTVAAGGGSVLRFDGSRYRVGPDSAGAVPGPACYRAGGPLTVTDANVALGRIQTAHFPHVFGSGRDQPLDAALVRDRFTALAADITRRTGDDRTPEQVAEGYLRIAVANIAGAVKRISVQKGHDVTRYALTTFGGAGGQHACMVADSLGIRTVLVPPLAGVLSALGIGLADTTAMRERSVETELGPRAMPRVLATADELEQAARGRLRAEGVPDDRVRVTRRAQLRYDGTDTALTVDLTEPGPMAQAFEDRHRDMYSFALDRPVVVESLSVEATGLTEPPDLSTLTEHPTAPGPPHTAALHTGGTWHDVPLLRRAQLPPGRTVTGPAVITEDGATTVVDDGWRATPHPLGHLILERAVPPGSSRPGTEADPVLLELFNNLFMSIAEQMGARLESTAQSVNIKERLDFSCALFDPEGNLVANAPHIPVHLGSMGTSVQEVIGRRGTTMRPGDTYAVNDPYHGGTHLPDVTVITPVFDPAGEHLLFHVASRGHHAEIGGIAPGSMPADSRTLDEEGVLLDNWLLTEDGRLREDETLRLLTEAPHPSRDPRTNLADLRAQIAANQKGVDEVRRMIDDFGIDVVQAYMRHVQDNAEESVRRVIDALDDGEYGYETDSGAVIHVRVTVDRADRSATVDFTGTSPQLATNFNAPYAVVNAAVLYVFRTLVADDIPLNDGCLRPLRIVVPPGSLLAPRPPAAVVAGNVETSQAITGALYGALGVQAEGSGTMNNVTFGNDRHQYYETVASGSGAGDGFHGASVVQTHMTNSRLTDPEVLEWRLPVLLEEFSVRHGSGGAGRWHGGDGALRRIRFLEPMTVSLLAQHRRIAPYGLAGGAPGALGTSRVERADGTVQPLDGSDSVTVGPGDVLVVETPGGGGYGPPTLNSTEAGEESDDPGAY; encoded by the coding sequence ATGACGGGCTGGCAGTTCTGGGTCGACCGCGGTGGCACCTTCACCGATATCGTCGCGCGTCGCCCCGACGGCCGCCTCCTCACCCGTAAACTCCTGTCCGCCCACCCCGAAGCGGCCCAGGACCCCGCCCCGGCCACCGACGACCCACCGTCGGCCGCCGCGGCGCCCGCCGCCCCCGGCGCCGACGCAGCCGTCGAGGGCATCCGCCGCATCCTGCGCGACCACCCCTCCGACGCCGATGCCGCCGTCGAATCCGTCCGCATGGGCACCACCGTCGCCACCAACGCCCTCCTCGAACGCACCGGGGAACGCACCGCCCTGGTCATCACCCGTGGCTTCCACGACGCCCTGCGCATCGCCTACCAGAACCGGCCGCGGATCTTCGACCGTGAGATCGTCCTGCCGCCACCGCTGTACGAACGGGTCATCGAGGTCGACGAACGCGTCACCGCCCAGGGCGAGGTCCTGCGCCCGCCCGACCTCGACGCCCTCGAAGGCCCCCTGCGCGCCGCCCACGCCGACGGCATCCGCGCGCTCGCCGTCGTCTGCGCGCACAGCCACCAGCACCCCGCCCACGAACAGCGGGTGGGCGAACTGGCCGCCCGGATCGGCTTCCCGCAGATCTCACTGTCCAGCGAGGTCAGCCCACTGATGAAGCTCGTCCCGCGCGGGGACACCGCGGTCGCCGACGCCTATCTCTCGCCCGTGCTGCGCCGCTATGTACGGGGGCTGGCGCACGACCTCGACGCGACCGGCGATCCGGACGCCCCCGGCGGCCCGCGACTGATGTTCATGCAGTCCAACGGCGGACTCACCGACGCCGGACAGTTCCGCGGCAAGGACGCCGTACTGTCCGGACCGGCCGGCGGCATCGTCGGGATGGCCCGGATGTCGCAGCTCGCGGGCTACGACCGGGTCATCGGCTTCGACATGGGCGGCACCTCCACCGATGTCTCCCACTACGCGGGCGCCTACGAACGCGTCTTCACGACCACCGTCGCCGGGGTCCGGCTGCGGGCGCCGATGCTCGACATCCACACCGTCGCCGCGGGCGGCGGCTCCGTACTGCGCTTCGACGGCAGCCGCTACCGCGTGGGCCCCGACTCCGCCGGAGCCGTACCCGGCCCCGCCTGCTACCGCGCCGGGGGACCGCTCACCGTCACCGACGCCAACGTCGCCCTCGGCCGCATCCAGACCGCGCACTTCCCGCACGTCTTCGGCTCCGGCCGCGACCAGCCCCTCGACGCGGCCCTCGTCCGCGACCGCTTCACCGCGCTCGCCGCCGACATCACCCGCCGCACCGGCGACGACCGCACCCCCGAACAGGTCGCCGAGGGCTACCTCAGGATCGCCGTCGCCAATATCGCGGGCGCCGTCAAACGCATCTCCGTGCAGAAGGGCCACGACGTCACCCGCTACGCCCTGACGACCTTCGGCGGAGCCGGCGGCCAGCACGCCTGCATGGTCGCGGACTCGCTGGGCATCCGCACGGTGCTCGTCCCACCCCTGGCCGGAGTGCTCTCCGCCCTGGGCATCGGGCTCGCGGACACCACCGCCATGCGTGAACGCTCCGTCGAGACGGAACTCGGACCCCGCGCCATGCCCCGCGTCCTCGCGACCGCCGACGAACTGGAACAGGCCGCCCGCGGCCGGCTGCGCGCCGAAGGAGTACCCGACGACCGCGTCCGGGTCACCCGGCGCGCCCAGCTCCGCTACGACGGCACGGACACCGCCCTCACCGTCGATCTCACCGAACCCGGCCCGATGGCCCAGGCGTTCGAGGACCGCCATCGCGACATGTACTCCTTCGCCCTCGACCGCCCCGTCGTCGTCGAATCCCTCTCCGTGGAAGCCACCGGCCTCACCGAACCCCCCGATCTGTCCACCCTCACCGAGCACCCCACCGCACCCGGCCCCCCGCACACCGCGGCCCTGCACACCGGCGGCACCTGGCACGACGTACCCCTGCTGCGCCGTGCGCAGCTGCCGCCCGGCCGCACCGTCACCGGACCGGCGGTCATCACCGAGGACGGCGCGACCACCGTCGTCGACGACGGCTGGCGGGCGACCCCGCACCCCCTGGGCCACCTGATCCTGGAACGGGCCGTCCCGCCCGGGAGTTCCCGGCCGGGGACCGAGGCCGACCCGGTGCTCCTCGAACTCTTCAACAACCTGTTCATGTCCATCGCCGAACAGATGGGCGCCCGGCTGGAGTCCACCGCCCAGTCCGTCAACATCAAGGAACGCCTGGACTTCTCCTGCGCGCTGTTCGACCCCGAGGGCAACCTCGTCGCCAACGCCCCGCACATCCCCGTGCACCTCGGCTCGATGGGCACCAGCGTCCAGGAGGTCATCGGCAGACGCGGCACCACCATGCGTCCCGGCGACACCTACGCGGTGAACGACCCCTACCACGGGGGCACCCACCTGCCCGATGTCACCGTCATCACCCCCGTGTTCGACCCGGCGGGGGAACACCTCCTCTTCCACGTCGCCTCACGCGGCCACCACGCCGAGATCGGCGGCATCGCCCCCGGCTCGATGCCCGCCGACAGCCGCACCCTCGACGAGGAAGGCGTCCTCCTCGACAACTGGCTCCTCACCGAGGACGGACGCCTCCGCGAGGACGAGACCCTGCGCCTGCTCACCGAGGCCCCCCACCCCTCACGTGACCCGCGCACCAACCTGGCCGACCTGCGCGCCCAGATCGCCGCCAACCAGAAGGGCGTCGACGAGGTCCGGCGCATGATCGACGACTTCGGCATCGATGTCGTCCAGGCGTACATGCGACACGTCCAGGACAACGCCGAGGAATCCGTACGCCGTGTCATCGACGCCCTGGACGACGGCGAGTACGGCTACGAGACCGACTCCGGCGCCGTCATCCACGTACGGGTCACCGTCGACCGCGCGGACCGCTCCGCGACGGTCGACTTCACCGGCACCTCACCCCAGCTCGCCACCAACTTCAACGCCCCCTACGCGGTCGTCAACGCCGCGGTCCTGTACGTGTTCCGCACCCTCGTCGCCGACGACATCCCGCTGAACGACGGCTGTCTGCGCCCGCTGCGCATCGTCGTCCCACCCGGCAGTCTCCTCGCCCCACGACCGCCCGCCGCGGTCGTCGCGGGCAACGTCGAGACCTCACAGGCCATCACCGGCGCCCTGTACGGGGCACTCGGCGTCCAGGCGGAGGGCTCCGGCACCATGAACAACGTGACGTTCGGCAACGACCGCCACCAGTACTACGAGACGGTGGCCTCGGGCTCCGGCGCGGGGGACGGCTTCCACGGCGCGTCCGTCGTGCAGACCCATATGACCAACTCACGGCTCACCGACCCCGAGGTCCTGGAGTGGCGGCTGCCCGTCCTCCTGGAGGAGTTCTCCGTCCGGCACGGCAGCGGGGGAGCGGGCCGCTGGCACGGCGGTGACGGCGCGCTGCGGCGCATCAGGTTCCTGGAGCCCATGACCGTGTCCCTCCTGGCGCAGCACCGCAGGATCGCGCCCTACGGCCTCGCGGGCGGCGCGCCGGGCGCGCTCGGCACCTCCCGCGTCGAACGGGCCGACGGCACCGTGCAGCCGCTCGACGGCAGCGATTCGGTGACGGTCGGCCCAGGCGACGTACTCGTCGTCGAGACACCGGGCGGCGGCGGGTAT